A region from the Rosa rugosa chromosome 6, drRosRugo1.1, whole genome shotgun sequence genome encodes:
- the LOC133718461 gene encoding DEAD-box ATP-dependent RNA helicase 18, whose protein sequence is MDTASPYPNSALSNTRFSDLKPPLSESVLQALTEGGFDFCTPVQAATIPLLCSFKDVAVDAATGSGKTLAFVVPLVEILRRASTNPKPHQVMGMIISPTRELSSQIYNVAKPFISTLPNFKCVLLVGGGQVKADMKLIQEEGANLLIGTPGRLYDIMERMDSLDLRNFEILILDEADRLLDMGFQKQLTDIISRVPKLRRTGLFSATQTEAVEELARAGLRNPVRVEVRAESKSNKDSALSQQSASSKTPSGLAIEYMECEADKKPSQLVDILVKNKSHKTIVYFMTCACVDYWGVVLPCLAPLKDFNLIALHGKMKQTARDKALASFTSLSSGILLCTDVAARGLDIPGVDCIVQYDTPQDPNVFVHRVGRTARMGRQGSAIVFLLPKEEAYVEFLRIRRVPLQERICPDDVADVVPQIRSAAKKDRDIMEKGMRAFVSYIRAYKEHHCSYIFRWKELEIGKLGMGFGLLQLPAMPEVKHNTLSTEGFTPVADINLEEIKYKDKSREKQRRKNLLAKKEAKKQEPKPEKTKKNPSAKANEMKKKTAKQRRAAQTVEDADELTREYRLLKKLKKGTIDETEFAKLTGTEDLL, encoded by the exons ATGGACACCGCCTCGCCCTACCCCAACAGCGCGTTAAGCAACACGCGCTTCTCCGACCTGAAGCCTCCACTCTCCGAATCTGTCCTCCAAGCCCTAACCGAAGGCGGCTTCGACTTCTGCACTCCTGTTCAAGCCGCCACAATCCCCTTGCTATGCAGCTTCAAGGACGTCGCCGTCGACGCCGCCACCGGCTCCGGCAAAACCCTCGCCTTCGTCGTCCCACTCGTAGAGATCCTCCGCCGCGCTTCCACCAACCCCAAACCTCACCAG GTTATGGGGATGATTATATCTCCGACGAGAGAGCTGTCGTCGCAAATTTACAACGTGGCGAAGCCCTTCATTTCGACATTGCCGAATTTCAAGTGTGTGCTTTTGGTTGGGGGAGGGCAAGTGAAAGCAGACATGAAGCTAATACAGGAGGAGGGAGCCAATTTGCTGATTGGCACACCAGGTAGATTGTATGACATTATGGAACGCATGGATAGCTTGGATTTGCGCAACTTTGAG ATTTTGATCTTAGATGAGGCAGATAGGCTGTTGGATATGGGATTCCAAAAGCAGCTGACTGATATTATATCTCGCGTGCCAAAGCTTCGAAGAACTGGTCTTTTTTCAGCTACACAGACTGAGGCAGTTGAAGAGCTGGCCAGGGCGGGGTTGAGGAATCCTGTGAGGGTTGAAGTACGGGCGGAATCAAAATCAAATAAGGATTCAGCGTTGTCACAGCAATCTGCGTCGTCCAAAACACCTTCTGGCCTTGCCATTGAG TATATGGAGTGTGAGGCAGACAAGAAGCCGTCGCAGCTTGTGGATATCCTTGTTAAGAATAAGTCTCACAAGACCATAGT gTACTTCATGACTTGTGCTTGTGTTGACTACTGGGGAGTTGTTCTTCCATGCCTTGCTCCGTTGAAGGATTTCAATCTGATTGCTCTCCATGGGAAGATGAAACAG ACCGCAAGGGACAAAGCTCTAGCCTCATTTACATCTCTCTCAAGTGGCATCCTTCTATGCACTGATGTTGCAGCCCGTGGACTTGACATTCCGGGTGTTGACTGTATAGTGCAG TATGATACACCTCAAGATCCAAATGTTTTCGTGCATAGAGTAGGCAGAACAGCACGTATGGGTAGACAAGGAAGTGCAATTGTTTTCCTGTTACCAAAG GAGGAAGCTTATGTGGAATTCCTGCGGATAAGAAGAGTTCCTCTTCAAGAAAGGATATGTCCGGATGATGTCGCTGATGTTGTTCCTCAG ATACGATCTGCTGCAAAAAAAGACCGTGATATCATGGAAAAGGGCATGAGGGCTTTTGTTTCTTACATCCGTGCATATAAAGAACACCACTGCTCCTACATTTTCAG GTGGAAAGAACTTGAAATTGGGAAGTTGGGCATGGGATTTGGACTACTACAGCTCCCTGCAATGCCTGAGGTAAAGCACAACACACTTTCCACGGAGGGTTTCACCCCTGTTGCAGACATCAACTTGGAGGAGATCAAATATAA GGACAAATCTCGTGAGAAGCAAAGAAGGAAGAATCTGCTAGCAAAGAAAGAGGCAAAAAAGCAAGAACCTAAACctgaaaaaaccaaaaaaaacccAAGTGCTAAAGCtaatgagatgaagaagaaaacagCTAAACAAAGACGTGCTGCGCAGACGGTTGAAGATGCAGATGAGTTGACTAGAGAATATCGCCTGCTGAAAAAGCTGAAAAAGGGGACTATCGATGAAACTGAGTTTGCCAAGTTGACAGGAACTGAGGACTTACTATGA